A region of Paucidesulfovibrio longus DSM 6739 DNA encodes the following proteins:
- a CDS encoding homocysteine biosynthesis protein, with the protein MATHQVNKTIQEINDRIRKGKAVVLNAEEMTAEVRRLGKVKAAKEVDVVTTGTFSTMCSSGMLFNIGQEPPVMKVSQLWLNNVPAYSGLAAVDGYMGATEPAEDDPLNKVYPGRFVYGGGHVIEDLLRGKAVHLKARAYGTDCYPRRKLDKDVTLADLPNAWLLNPRNCYQNYNCAVNLTSRTIYTYMGPLKPKSRNANYATAGELSPLFNDPLFKTIGLGTRIFLGGGVGYVIGSGTQHNPKPPRNEYGIPTTPSGTLMLKGDMKKMNPRYVRGVSIVGYGCSLAVGVGIPIPILNEEIAWHTGVSNADIQVPVRDYGYDYPNGVPRVLGHVTFEELQSGEIVLDGKKVATVPLTSYPMSVEVADELKKWILDGNFSLTQPVEEIDCFF; encoded by the coding sequence GTGGCCACCCATCAGGTCAATAAAACCATCCAGGAAATCAACGACCGCATCCGCAAAGGCAAGGCGGTCGTGCTCAACGCGGAAGAAATGACCGCGGAAGTGCGCCGCCTCGGCAAGGTCAAGGCGGCCAAGGAAGTGGACGTGGTCACCACGGGAACGTTCTCGACCATGTGCTCTTCCGGCATGCTCTTCAACATCGGGCAGGAACCGCCCGTGATGAAGGTTTCCCAGCTCTGGCTGAACAACGTGCCCGCCTATTCCGGCCTGGCCGCGGTGGACGGCTACATGGGCGCCACCGAGCCCGCCGAGGACGATCCCCTGAACAAGGTCTATCCCGGCCGCTTCGTCTACGGCGGCGGCCACGTCATCGAAGACCTGCTGCGCGGCAAGGCCGTGCATCTCAAGGCCCGCGCCTACGGAACGGACTGCTATCCGCGCCGCAAGCTCGACAAGGACGTGACCCTGGCGGACCTGCCCAATGCCTGGCTGCTCAACCCGCGCAACTGCTACCAGAACTACAACTGCGCCGTGAACCTGACCAGCCGGACCATCTACACCTACATGGGCCCGCTGAAGCCCAAGTCCCGCAACGCCAACTACGCCACGGCGGGCGAGCTTTCGCCCCTGTTCAACGATCCGCTGTTCAAGACCATCGGCCTGGGCACGCGCATCTTCCTGGGCGGCGGCGTGGGCTATGTGATCGGCTCCGGAACGCAGCACAACCCCAAGCCGCCCCGCAACGAGTACGGCATTCCGACCACGCCGTCCGGAACCCTGATGCTCAAGGGCGACATGAAGAAGATGAACCCGCGCTATGTGCGCGGCGTGTCCATCGTGGGCTACGGCTGCTCCTTGGCCGTGGGCGTGGGCATCCCCATTCCCATCCTCAACGAGGAGATCGCCTGGCATACGGGCGTGTCCAACGCGGACATCCAGGTGCCCGTGCGCGATTACGGCTATGATTATCCCAACGGCGTGCCCCGCGTGCTCGGACATGTGACCTTCGAGGAACTCCAGTCCGGGGAGATCGTGCTCGACGGCAAGAAGGTGGCCACCGTGCCGCTGACTTCCTATCCCATGTCCGTGGAAGTGGCCGACGAGCTCAAGAAGTGGATTCTGGACGGGAACTTCAGCCTGACCCAGCCGGTCGAGGAGATCGACTGCTTCTTCTAG
- a CDS encoding geranylgeranyl reductase family protein produces the protein MDRSDNNPGGFDALVVGAGPAGSAAARTLALGGLRVALMDRALFPRPKLCGGLLTKKTLRALDAAFGLCREALVEQGVIFGQSDAFSLYHRDRLLHSGTAPFPFHFASRSAMDHLLLRKAVEAGAELVQARAIDCNPQRGTVATEDGRTFQARFIIGADGANSRVRRALQPDKNRWRCNLADSIELRIPRDGLASPLRDLQKPLLHLGFNKAGYGWVFPNPEHLVIGMCGLREKRPLRASLQEYLDTLHIRTEQRPPMQGHPLPYGNWLKISGKGPLLLAGDAAGLVEPTLGEGIFYALMSGKYAALSVLDQVRNLGSADALYRRRLERNLFPELKASNMLRKILLTAVRVHGYAPVSLFLKAGGSKLAEMVHGERSYALLRRKRWEWD, from the coding sequence ATGGACCGTTCCGACAACAATCCCGGTGGCTTCGACGCACTCGTGGTCGGGGCCGGTCCGGCCGGATCCGCTGCGGCGCGCACCCTGGCCCTCGGAGGCCTGCGCGTCGCGCTCATGGACCGCGCCCTTTTCCCCAGGCCCAAGCTCTGCGGCGGGCTGCTGACGAAAAAAACCCTACGCGCCCTGGACGCCGCCTTTGGGCTATGCCGCGAAGCCCTCGTCGAACAGGGCGTCATCTTCGGCCAGTCCGACGCCTTTTCCCTCTACCATCGGGACAGGCTGCTCCATTCCGGCACCGCGCCTTTTCCCTTCCACTTCGCGAGCAGAAGCGCAATGGACCACCTGCTGCTCCGCAAGGCCGTCGAGGCCGGGGCCGAACTCGTCCAGGCCAGGGCAATCGACTGTAATCCGCAGCGGGGCACGGTGGCAACCGAAGACGGACGAACCTTCCAGGCGCGCTTCATCATCGGCGCGGACGGAGCCAACAGCCGCGTGCGCCGCGCGCTTCAGCCCGACAAGAACCGCTGGCGCTGCAACCTCGCGGACAGCATCGAGCTGCGCATCCCCCGCGACGGCCTGGCCTCCCCCCTGCGCGATCTCCAAAAGCCGCTGCTGCACCTCGGCTTCAACAAGGCCGGGTACGGCTGGGTTTTTCCCAACCCGGAACACCTCGTCATCGGCATGTGCGGGCTGCGGGAGAAACGCCCCTTGCGCGCCAGCCTCCAGGAATATCTCGACACCCTCCACATCCGCACCGAGCAGCGGCCTCCGATGCAGGGCCATCCCCTGCCCTACGGCAATTGGCTCAAAATCAGCGGCAAAGGCCCCCTGCTGCTCGCGGGCGACGCGGCCGGGCTCGTGGAGCCGACCCTGGGCGAAGGCATTTTCTACGCCCTCATGAGCGGCAAATACGCGGCGCTCTCCGTGCTCGATCAGGTCCGCAACCTGGGCAGCGCGGACGCGCTCTATCGGCGGCGGCTGGAAAGGAATCTTTTTCCTGAACTCAAAGCTTCGAATATGCTCAGAAAAATCCTGCTGACCGCCGTGCGCGTCCACGGCTATGCGCCCGTGTCCCTGTTTCTGAAAGCCGGAGGGTCCAAACTCGCAGAAATGGTCCACGGCGAACGGAGCTACGCCCTGCTGCGCAGGAAACGCTGGGAATGGGACTGA
- a CDS encoding HAD family hydrolase: MGKIRAIIFDFDGTLAELTIDFDLMKRRVRALAAAFLGEEPEANGMPVLEWMAELAAEVEENEGRDMGLEFHSRARLVVNATELDAAREGRLFAFTEPLLAELAARGVGVGVITRNSTAAVRTVFPEIVRRCGVFLPREDARALKPDPAHVLQALERLGVEPGSALMVGDHGMDIAAGRAAGCRTAGVLSGNLGREALEAFHPDYIETDAEALVRRLAAEGRL; the protein is encoded by the coding sequence ATGGGAAAGATTCGGGCCATAATTTTTGATTTCGACGGGACGCTCGCCGAGCTGACCATCGATTTCGATCTGATGAAGCGGCGGGTCAGGGCGCTGGCCGCCGCGTTTCTGGGCGAGGAGCCCGAAGCCAACGGGATGCCCGTGCTGGAATGGATGGCCGAGCTGGCCGCGGAAGTGGAAGAGAACGAAGGCCGCGACATGGGCCTGGAATTTCATTCGCGGGCGCGGCTGGTGGTCAACGCCACGGAGCTGGACGCGGCCCGCGAGGGCAGGCTCTTTGCCTTCACCGAGCCGCTGCTGGCGGAACTTGCGGCGCGGGGCGTGGGCGTGGGCGTGATCACGCGCAATTCCACGGCGGCCGTGCGCACGGTCTTTCCGGAGATAGTCCGGCGATGCGGCGTGTTCCTGCCGCGCGAGGACGCCCGCGCGCTCAAGCCGGACCCGGCGCACGTGCTCCAGGCCCTGGAGCGGCTCGGCGTGGAGCCGGGAAGCGCGCTCATGGTCGGGGACCACGGCATGGACATCGCGGCGGGCAGGGCCGCGGGCTGCCGGACGGCCGGAGTGCTCAGCGGGAACCTGGGCCGGGAGGCGCTGGAAGCGTTCCATCCCGACTACATCGAGACGGATGCCGAGGCTCTGGTGCGGCGGCTCGCGGCCGAGGGGCGGCTCTAA